One window of the Natrinema sp. CBA1119 genome contains the following:
- a CDS encoding 2Fe-2S iron-sulfur cluster-binding protein: MYEITFHLEDGTETVAVGSDEYVLDAAERAGLELPHSCRNGMCTSCAGELLEGELDGREGTALTPEQADDGYVLLCCSYPRADSEIRVGERVQDDLLGLDAL; the protein is encoded by the coding sequence ATGTACGAGATCACGTTCCACCTCGAGGACGGGACGGAGACCGTCGCGGTCGGCTCGGACGAGTACGTCCTCGACGCCGCCGAGCGCGCCGGCCTCGAGCTCCCCCACTCCTGTCGAAACGGGATGTGTACCTCCTGTGCGGGCGAGTTGCTCGAGGGCGAACTCGACGGGCGCGAGGGGACGGCGCTCACCCCCGAACAGGCGGACGACGGCTACGTGTTACTGTGCTGTTCGTACCCGCGAGCGGACAGCGAGATCCGGGTCGGAGAGCGGGTACAGGACGACCTGCTCGGACTCGACGCGCTGTAA
- a CDS encoding type II toxin-antitoxin system HicB family antitoxin yields the protein MGVQSRGESTDDTVTVTKEGQWYVATDEASGIASQGETKSEALENLAEALALHERPEPDSDDEPTEPSTAPWF from the coding sequence ATGGGCGTGCAATCCCGTGGCGAGTCGACCGACGATACCGTTACCGTCACCAAGGAGGGACAGTGGTACGTCGCGACGGACGAAGCCAGCGGGATCGCCAGTCAGGGCGAAACAAAGTCCGAAGCCCTCGAGAATCTCGCCGAAGCGCTCGCGCTTCACGAGCGACCGGAACCGGATAGCGACGACGAACCGACGGAGCCATCGACGGCACCCTGGTTCTAA
- a CDS encoding GTPBP1 family GTP-binding protein has protein sequence MSRDRALLERALDRGEQDGGNVEFKERLSRDVHLEGGRRESLAAQLRHRLLSGDGEATYVVGVTDDGGLAGIDPDTFSETMDVLSLLAEEADAHIEDVQTWGINEGIVGVAQVQEGGVLETDDEHVVVGTAGHVDHGKSTLVGSLVTGKPDDGDGATRAFLDVQPHEVERGLSADLSYAVYGFDDDGPVRVRNPNRKADRAEVVQEADRLVSFVDTVGHEPWLRTTIRGLVGQKLDYGLLVVDADDGPTRTTREHLGVLLATDLPTIVAITKTDTVDEERIEEVEREVERLLREVDKSPLRVARHGIDAAVEEVSERVVPIVETSAITMDGLETLDELFDRLPKTSQDTGEFRMYVDRSYSVTGVGAVASGTVMAGEVEAGDELLLGPMADGRFQEVEVRSIEMHYHRVDKAQAGRIVGIALKGIKESAIERGMVLLPRDADPDPVREFEAEVMVLNHPTRIGEGYEPVVHLETIGEAAAFYPENGRLLPGDTGETTVRFKFRPYLVEEGQKFVFREGRSKGVGTVTDVHPAD, from the coding sequence ATGAGCCGTGACCGGGCTCTCCTCGAGCGAGCCCTGGACCGTGGCGAACAGGACGGTGGCAACGTCGAGTTCAAGGAACGGCTGTCACGAGACGTCCACCTCGAGGGTGGACGACGGGAGAGTCTGGCCGCGCAACTCCGACACCGACTCCTTTCGGGCGACGGCGAGGCGACGTACGTCGTCGGCGTTACCGACGACGGCGGCCTCGCCGGGATCGATCCCGACACCTTCTCCGAGACGATGGACGTCCTCTCCCTGCTGGCCGAGGAGGCCGACGCACACATCGAAGACGTGCAGACCTGGGGGATTAACGAGGGTATCGTCGGCGTCGCTCAGGTTCAGGAGGGTGGCGTCCTCGAGACGGACGACGAACACGTCGTCGTCGGGACGGCGGGCCACGTCGATCACGGAAAGAGTACCCTGGTAGGGTCGCTCGTAACGGGCAAACCCGACGACGGGGACGGTGCGACGCGCGCATTCCTCGACGTGCAGCCCCACGAGGTCGAGCGCGGCCTTTCGGCCGATCTCTCCTACGCCGTCTACGGCTTCGACGACGACGGCCCCGTTCGCGTGCGGAATCCGAACCGAAAGGCCGACCGCGCCGAAGTCGTCCAGGAGGCCGATCGGCTCGTCTCCTTCGTCGACACCGTCGGCCACGAGCCGTGGCTTCGGACGACGATCCGCGGCCTCGTCGGGCAGAAACTCGACTACGGCCTGCTGGTCGTCGACGCCGACGACGGGCCGACCCGGACGACCCGCGAACATCTCGGCGTCCTGCTCGCCACGGACCTCCCGACGATCGTCGCGATCACGAAGACCGACACCGTCGACGAGGAGCGCATCGAGGAAGTCGAACGCGAGGTCGAGCGACTCCTCCGGGAGGTCGACAAATCGCCGCTGCGGGTCGCCCGTCACGGCATCGACGCCGCCGTCGAGGAAGTCAGCGAGCGCGTCGTTCCGATCGTCGAGACCAGCGCGATCACGATGGACGGCCTCGAGACGCTGGACGAACTGTTCGATCGGCTCCCGAAAACGTCCCAGGACACCGGCGAGTTCCGGATGTACGTCGACCGAAGCTACTCGGTCACGGGGGTCGGCGCGGTCGCCTCCGGCACGGTCATGGCCGGCGAGGTCGAGGCCGGCGACGAACTCCTGCTCGGCCCGATGGCCGACGGCCGCTTCCAGGAGGTCGAGGTTCGCTCAATCGAGATGCACTATCACCGGGTCGACAAGGCCCAGGCCGGCCGGATCGTCGGGATCGCACTCAAGGGAATCAAGGAGAGCGCGATCGAACGCGGCATGGTCCTGTTACCGCGAGATGCCGATCCGGACCCCGTCCGGGAGTTCGAGGCCGAAGTCATGGTGCTCAATCACCCCACCCGAATCGGCGAGGGGTACGAACCGGTCGTCCACCTCGAGACGATCGGCGAGGCCGCGGCCTTCTACCCCGAAAACGGCCGACTCCTGCCGGGTGATACGGGCGAGACCACCGTCCGGTTCAAGTTCCGCCCGTACCTCGTCGAGGAGGGCCAGAAGTTCGTCTTCCGCGAGGGCCGCAGCAAGGGCGTGGGGACGGTAACCGATGTCCATCCCGCTGACTGA
- a CDS encoding helix-turn-helix domain-containing protein, whose product MDESTRGVEIWCSGEDWCPITSTATLIGKKWHTVIIHRLLENGPLGFNALEEEVDGISSKVLSDALDDLEEKRLVNREIVSEKPVRVEYSLTELGASLEPVIVEMRDWGSEHLVAASDEDSSVA is encoded by the coding sequence ATGGACGAGTCGACACGGGGAGTCGAAATCTGGTGTTCGGGCGAGGACTGGTGTCCGATCACCTCCACGGCGACGCTGATCGGGAAAAAGTGGCACACCGTCATCATCCACCGACTGCTCGAGAACGGACCGCTCGGGTTCAACGCGCTCGAAGAGGAGGTCGACGGCATCTCGAGCAAGGTCCTCTCGGACGCGCTGGACGACCTCGAGGAGAAGCGGCTCGTGAACCGCGAGATCGTCAGCGAAAAGCCCGTCCGCGTCGAGTACTCGTTGACCGAACTCGGCGCATCGCTCGAGCCGGTCATCGTGGAGATGCGAGACTGGGGGAGCGAACACCTCGTGGCAGCGTCTGATGAGGATAGTTCGGTCGCTTGA
- the pyrF gene encoding orotidine-5'-phosphate decarboxylase, whose product MNFFDRLHDRIRTVDSVVSVGLDPDQSRIPDHLHEHDLPRWAFNRRIIDATHEHAAVFKPNAAFYEDPDGWRALEETVAYAHGKGVPVLLDAKRADIGNTTRQYARLLETVDAITVNPYMGRDSLQPFLANEEAGVFVLCRTSNPGGADLQDLELETGESVYERVAALADLWNENDNVGLVVGATQPEELEDLREQVPDLPFLVPGIGAQGGDAEAAIEYGLTDGVGLVNSSRGIIFAGEDRGEEFATASGQAAKRLKKRLNQYRE is encoded by the coding sequence ATGAACTTCTTCGACCGCTTGCACGACCGCATCCGAACGGTCGACAGCGTCGTCTCCGTCGGCCTCGATCCCGACCAATCGCGCATTCCCGACCACCTGCACGAACACGACCTCCCCAGGTGGGCGTTCAACCGGCGCATCATCGACGCGACCCACGAGCACGCCGCGGTCTTCAAGCCGAACGCGGCCTTCTACGAGGACCCCGACGGCTGGCGCGCCCTCGAGGAGACCGTCGCCTACGCCCACGGGAAGGGCGTTCCCGTCCTGCTCGACGCCAAGCGCGCCGATATCGGGAACACGACGCGGCAGTACGCACGGCTGCTCGAGACCGTCGACGCGATCACCGTCAACCCCTACATGGGCCGCGATTCGTTGCAGCCGTTCCTGGCGAACGAGGAGGCCGGCGTCTTCGTTCTCTGTCGGACCTCGAACCCGGGCGGCGCGGATCTACAGGACCTCGAACTCGAGACCGGCGAGTCCGTCTACGAGCGAGTGGCCGCGCTGGCGGATCTCTGGAACGAGAACGACAACGTCGGGCTCGTCGTCGGCGCGACCCAGCCCGAGGAACTCGAGGACCTCCGCGAGCAGGTGCCGGATCTCCCCTTCCTCGTCCCCGGAATCGGGGCACAGGGCGGCGACGCCGAAGCGGCGATCGAGTACGGGCTGACCGACGGCGTCGGACTGGTCAACTCCTCGCGCGGAATCATTTTCGCCGGCGAGGATCGTGGTGAAGAGTTCGCTACTGCCAGCGGGCAAGCCGCGAAGCGACTCAAAAAGCGGCTCAATCAGTACCGAGAATAA
- a CDS encoding SCP2 sterol-binding domain-containing protein has product MSTQRLRPIEQYFPTAPWLEAYRDAINESDEYAEHSAGWGVDFDGSFIFQIEDVPLESNAIADLPPEIVDAVEDELSGLSEGELEAILEEAPADVRDRIESRTGSLEERVTEEVLETTMAEIPDRTWPELRAELPDLLAELTTQLEENIADDGTVYSYLDLCDGECREVDTITDLDEREYGFRLVGDYEQWTTLVRGEGGVIDMLMSGDFEIDGDMQKILQYSDAAVDLAEIAADVDSRFIF; this is encoded by the coding sequence ATGAGCACGCAACGACTCCGACCGATCGAACAGTATTTCCCGACCGCACCGTGGCTCGAGGCGTATCGAGACGCGATCAACGAGAGCGACGAGTACGCGGAGCACTCGGCGGGCTGGGGCGTCGACTTCGACGGCTCGTTCATCTTCCAGATCGAGGACGTCCCTCTCGAGAGCAACGCGATCGCCGACCTGCCCCCGGAGATCGTCGACGCCGTCGAGGACGAACTCTCGGGCCTCTCGGAGGGCGAACTCGAGGCGATTCTCGAGGAAGCGCCCGCCGATGTACGTGACCGCATCGAGTCCCGTACCGGGTCGCTCGAGGAACGCGTCACCGAGGAGGTCCTAGAGACGACGATGGCGGAGATTCCCGACCGCACCTGGCCGGAGCTGCGGGCGGAACTCCCCGACCTCCTCGCCGAACTGACCACGCAACTCGAGGAAAACATCGCCGACGACGGCACCGTGTACTCGTATCTCGACCTCTGCGACGGCGAGTGCCGGGAGGTGGACACGATCACCGACCTCGACGAGCGGGAGTACGGCTTCCGCCTCGTCGGCGACTACGAGCAGTGGACGACGCTCGTCCGCGGCGAGGGCGGCGTCATCGACATGCTGATGTCCGGCGATTTCGAGATCGACGGCGACATGCAGAAGATCCTGCAGTACTCCGACGCGGCGGTCGATCTCGCCGAAATTGCGGCCGACGTGGACTCCCGATTCATCTTCTGA
- a CDS encoding helix-turn-helix domain-containing protein, which yields MSDQVVLTAETAPDAVDETPPSAKLVLTVLAHEGSLTQSRLAEETMLPARTVRYALQQLEEHNLVDSQISFADARQHVYSLNDDLFPKADARD from the coding sequence ATGAGTGACCAGGTCGTTCTCACCGCGGAAACCGCCCCGGACGCCGTCGACGAGACCCCGCCGAGTGCCAAACTCGTGCTGACGGTCCTCGCACACGAGGGAAGCCTCACCCAGTCTCGACTCGCCGAGGAGACGATGCTCCCCGCTCGAACGGTCCGCTACGCGTTACAGCAACTCGAGGAACACAACCTCGTCGACTCGCAGATATCGTTCGCGGACGCCAGACAGCACGTGTATTCTCTCAATGACGATCTGTTCCCGAAGGCGGACGCCCGAGACTAG
- a CDS encoding sterol carrier protein gives MTDWFPSREWLESYRANLNEDDAYAAESDGWGVDFDGDFRFVLTRLPLEETALGDLPDDLTADLSDRIDALGDDEFDRLRETATPAFEARLESAECDGDDGDRERFRRALSGVALADVPDVAWPALEDQIRGDLDSLLAQLETYVVDDSRVHAHLELEDGVCRRAQLVEDPSARDVGFELEAPYETWTDLLEGADVIESVMSNEMALEGSVTRVIHYGDAAAAMGDVAGETDARYLF, from the coding sequence ATGACAGACTGGTTTCCGTCCAGAGAGTGGTTGGAGAGTTACCGCGCCAATCTCAACGAGGACGACGCGTACGCGGCCGAGAGCGACGGCTGGGGCGTCGATTTCGACGGCGACTTCCGGTTCGTCCTGACGCGACTCCCCCTCGAGGAGACCGCGCTCGGGGACCTCCCCGACGACCTGACCGCTGACCTCTCCGACCGGATCGACGCGCTCGGGGACGACGAGTTCGACCGGCTGCGGGAGACGGCGACGCCGGCCTTCGAAGCGCGACTCGAGTCTGCTGAGTGCGATGGTGACGACGGCGACCGAGAGCGGTTCCGGCGCGCCCTCTCGGGCGTCGCGCTCGCCGACGTTCCCGACGTGGCTTGGCCGGCGCTCGAGGACCAGATCCGGGGCGACCTCGACTCGCTGCTCGCGCAACTGGAGACGTACGTCGTCGACGACTCGCGGGTCCACGCGCACCTCGAACTGGAAGACGGCGTCTGTCGACGGGCACAACTCGTGGAAGATCCGTCGGCGCGGGACGTGGGATTCGAACTCGAGGCCCCCTACGAGACCTGGACGGACCTCCTCGAGGGCGCGGACGTCATCGAGTCGGTGATGTCCAACGAGATGGCCCTCGAGGGAAGCGTGACGCGGGTCATCCACTACGGCGACGCCGCGGCGGCGATGGGTGACGTCGCCGGCGAGACCGACGCGCGATACCTGTTCTGA
- a CDS encoding NAD(P)/FAD-dependent oxidoreductase, which yields MSNSKGTTPESSTDDDRYAVAVVGGGPAGLTTALYAARLGHETAVFDRGGGRAAMMQDTHNVIGTPESVSGADFLSTAVDQLRSYGADYRREFVTGIERVDDSFALETTDGSAVAERVVLATGFTDERPEPPLPRTGRGLHYCLHCDAYMFVGESVYVMGHSESAAHVAMIMLNFTDDVDLLLRGDEPTWGDETATLLEGHPVDIVHEDVTGVRNGDDGWLEALEFADGTVREYRGGFAMYGSEYNNGLAASLGADLNDDGTVAVDDHGRTSVDGLSAVGDLTPGHNQIPVAMGQGAKAGLAIHKGLRTFPKSLAELEAEGPVSTSDAPTMAAGPGTETSEQASTVDD from the coding sequence ATGAGTAACTCCAAAGGAACGACTCCCGAGTCGAGTACGGACGATGACCGGTACGCCGTCGCCGTCGTCGGTGGCGGCCCGGCGGGGCTGACGACCGCACTGTACGCCGCGCGTCTCGGCCACGAGACCGCCGTCTTCGACCGTGGCGGCGGCCGCGCCGCGATGATGCAGGACACGCACAACGTCATCGGGACCCCCGAATCGGTGTCGGGGGCCGACTTCCTCTCCACGGCCGTCGACCAGCTCCGGTCGTACGGCGCCGACTACCGACGAGAGTTCGTGACGGGGATCGAACGAGTCGACGACTCGTTCGCGCTCGAGACGACCGACGGCTCGGCCGTCGCGGAGCGAGTCGTCCTCGCGACTGGCTTTACCGACGAGCGACCCGAGCCACCGCTGCCCCGAACCGGGCGCGGGCTCCACTACTGTCTCCACTGTGACGCGTACATGTTCGTCGGCGAGTCGGTTTACGTGATGGGGCACAGCGAGAGCGCGGCTCACGTCGCGATGATCATGCTCAACTTCACCGACGATGTCGATCTGCTGCTCCGCGGTGACGAGCCGACCTGGGGCGACGAGACGGCGACGCTGCTCGAGGGACACCCCGTCGATATCGTCCACGAGGACGTTACCGGTGTCCGAAACGGCGACGACGGCTGGCTCGAGGCACTGGAATTCGCCGACGGAACGGTACGGGAGTACAGAGGTGGCTTCGCGATGTACGGCAGCGAGTACAACAACGGCCTCGCAGCGTCGCTCGGTGCGGATCTGAACGACGACGGCACGGTCGCGGTCGACGACCACGGCCGAACCTCTGTCGACGGCCTCTCTGCCGTCGGCGACCTGACACCCGGCCACAACCAGATCCCCGTCGCGATGGGACAGGGGGCGAAGGCGGGGCTCGCGATTCACAAGGGGCTCCGCACGTTCCCGAAGTCCCTCGCCGAACTCGAGGCGGAGGGCCCCGTCTCGACGAGCGACGCGCCGACGATGGCCGCCGGTCCGGGAACGGAGACGAGCGAGCAGGCCTCGACCGTGGACGATTGA
- a CDS encoding VOC family protein, with product MTALSAHHVGITVANLEETLAFYRDVLDLPVADRFSVGGEAFSDAVGVEDASAEFAHLEADGARIELVEYEPEARGSPTAGLNQPGASHVGLSVDDLESFAEALPEDVPTLSEPRTTESGTTIMFLRDPEGNLIEVLEA from the coding sequence ATGACAGCGCTCAGCGCACATCACGTCGGGATCACCGTCGCCAACCTCGAGGAGACGCTCGCGTTCTACCGCGACGTGCTCGATCTGCCAGTCGCCGACCGATTCAGCGTCGGCGGCGAGGCGTTCTCCGACGCCGTCGGCGTCGAGGATGCGAGCGCGGAGTTCGCACATCTCGAGGCGGACGGAGCCCGAATCGAACTCGTCGAGTACGAGCCAGAAGCGAGGGGGTCCCCGACGGCGGGGCTCAATCAACCGGGCGCGTCCCACGTCGGTCTCTCGGTCGACGACCTCGAGTCCTTCGCCGAAGCGCTCCCCGAGGACGTGCCGACGCTCAGCGAGCCCCGAACGACCGAGAGCGGTACCACGATCATGTTTCTGCGAGATCCCGAGGGGAACCTGATCGAAGTGCTCGAGGCGTAA
- a CDS encoding ribonucleotide-diphosphate reductase subunit beta — protein MLVSQVTTTDGFRAERIDTESKWYDLFQKGVELGTWNVEKLFEEVGFEEDREIWRSLEPVEQKQIRYLVSGFLDGEFAVGEDASHHLQRIMGAPCFDDNEEMEMYMTMFTLTEHKHTQFLDVYMHEVMGEQDVFADLNPKRGGARIPIVQATGLGEIFDRQGQLTARAAHSQDPVDIAKALTVYHMIVEGLLARGGFYAINKLSQNAPLPLLNHGFKFISTDEGRHMTHGVEALGELLAKERAGEPEFQGVGRAIEDVLYENVASVADFGYMFTDAVGDPLEIDFDDLLMRVGHLIDGQFNETLALDIDHRKIIGLVADRHQECLEKDIDEEVREYQKVYQRKRGVAADGGR, from the coding sequence ATGCTTGTGTCACAAGTTACCACAACGGACGGGTTCCGAGCGGAACGGATCGACACCGAGAGCAAGTGGTACGACCTCTTCCAGAAAGGGGTCGAACTCGGGACGTGGAACGTCGAGAAGCTCTTCGAGGAGGTCGGGTTCGAGGAGGACCGCGAGATCTGGCGCTCGCTCGAGCCCGTCGAGCAAAAGCAGATCCGGTATCTGGTATCGGGCTTTCTCGACGGGGAGTTCGCGGTCGGCGAGGACGCGAGTCACCACCTCCAGCGCATCATGGGTGCGCCGTGTTTCGACGACAACGAGGAGATGGAGATGTATATGACGATGTTTACGCTGACCGAACACAAGCACACGCAGTTCCTCGACGTCTACATGCACGAGGTGATGGGCGAACAGGACGTGTTCGCCGACCTGAATCCGAAACGCGGCGGCGCTCGGATTCCGATCGTGCAGGCGACCGGGCTCGGCGAAATATTCGATCGGCAGGGCCAGCTAACCGCTAGAGCGGCCCACTCGCAGGACCCCGTCGACATCGCGAAGGCGCTGACCGTCTACCACATGATCGTGGAGGGGCTGCTCGCCCGCGGCGGCTTCTACGCGATCAACAAACTCTCGCAGAACGCCCCGTTACCGCTGTTGAACCACGGATTCAAGTTCATCAGCACCGACGAAGGGCGGCACATGACCCACGGCGTCGAGGCGCTGGGCGAACTGCTCGCGAAGGAACGCGCCGGCGAGCCCGAGTTTCAGGGCGTCGGTCGGGCCATCGAGGACGTCCTCTACGAGAACGTTGCGTCGGTCGCGGACTTCGGCTACATGTTCACGGACGCCGTCGGCGACCCCCTCGAGATCGATTTCGACGACCTCCTGATGCGGGTGGGCCACCTCATCGACGGCCAGTTCAACGAGACGCTGGCCCTCGACATCGACCACCGGAAGATCATCGGCCTCGTCGCCGACCGCCATCAGGAGTGTCTCGAGAAAGACATCGACGAGGAGGTCCGGGAGTATCAGAAGGTCTACCAGCGAAAACGCGGCGTCGCGGCGGACGGAGGGCGATAG
- a CDS encoding type II toxin-antitoxin system HicA family toxin, with translation MTRGTYSGREIVRALGNWGFRRVDQTGSHVKLKYVHPETGETRYVTVPLHDELAVGTLRSIADQAGADDFQAFLDEMDEMT, from the coding sequence GTGACACGCGGGACGTATTCCGGACGCGAGATCGTTCGCGCTCTCGGGAACTGGGGGTTCCGCCGCGTCGATCAGACGGGGAGCCACGTCAAGCTGAAATACGTCCATCCCGAGACGGGTGAAACACGATACGTCACCGTTCCGCTGCACGACGAACTCGCGGTCGGAACGCTCCGAAGTATCGCGGACCAGGCCGGGGCCGACGACTTCCAAGCGTTCCTCGACGAGATGGACGAGATGACCTGA